Proteins from a genomic interval of Chanodichthys erythropterus isolate Z2021 chromosome 6, ASM2448905v1, whole genome shotgun sequence:
- the id1 gene encoding DNA-binding protein inhibitor ID-1, with amino-acid sequence MKVVGPTCALKSGKVGGEDVVRCLSDQSLAISKCKIPLLDEQMTMFLQDMNSCYSKLKELVPTLPTNKKASKMEILQHVIDYIWDLQVELESKKNQSSAPRTPLTTLNAELASISVENGCSDDRIMCR; translated from the exons ATGAAAGTTGTGGGACCTACCTGCGCGCTGAAGAGCGGCAAAGTTGGAGGCGAAGATGTTGTCCGCTGCCTCTCCGACCAGAGCCTGGCCATCTCCAAGTGCAAGATCCCGCTGCTGGACGAGCAGATGACCATGTTTCTCCAGGACATGAACAGCTGCTACAGCAAACTGAAAGAGCTGGTGCCCACGCTACCGACCAACAAGAAAGCCAGCAAGATGGAGATCCTGCAGCACGTTATTGATTACATCTGGGACTTGCAGGTAGAGCTGGAGAGCAAGAAGAACCAGAGCTCCGCTCCGCGCACTCCCCTCACGACGCTGAACGCGGAACTGGCCAGCATCTCCGTTGAG AACGGCTGTTCAGATGACCGAATCATGTGCCGTTAA